A window from Podospora bellae-mahoneyi strain CBS 112042 chromosome 1 map unlocalized CBS112042p_1, whole genome shotgun sequence encodes these proteins:
- a CDS encoding uncharacterized protein (COG:P; BUSCO:EOG09260A27; EggNog:ENOG503NZ2M) has protein sequence MSSPVFGQFSPWARRRSSTVSNHSQDHPEDQTITSTPPEPIPTSQNQQNNNNNNNNNNNNDAWFLSSSVGSVSHREPTRSYIHGSIRDPARLENIQSARSVRADTAELADYFLSDKKDGRSASFLSRARSLSSSARPDHAITGGSGGNRNNNNNNNNNNEPGVTNNNNIANDLLGASISAETIEEVSEPPSPEPLDDSAEVDSGEGPSMIAAMLRRSPPEERYLLPHHKEDQIREDDVVEVTGDEDEDGDEEDDLSRLSTNEPRPLLSRWGAEEDESSPLMVSRSRESRRSYGISNGRNGSVDLESQKGPSRTGWLHRTVDSVKGGRGKVARGFKSWDRHALWKNVVVAPVACLPAVVVGLLLNILDALSYGMILFPLGSPIFANLGSAGISIFYVSTIISQLTFSTGSIFRGGVGSELIEVVPFFHNMAATIATLVGEDKPDAVIATTITSYALSSMLTGTVFYLMGKFEFGYIVGFIPRHILIGCIGGVGWFLVATGFEVTARMDGSLNYDLETLKKLAQADTVPLWIIPLVLAIVLFWGQSKITSKFFLPLYILVIPAAFYAVVSMLGAVDTESLRGKGWVFQGPPEGEPWWYFWTLYKFHLVDWSAIVQCVPAMFALTFFGILHVPINVPALALNVGEDHADLDHELKLHGYSNFLSGCVGSIQNYLVYANSLFFMRSGGDSRLAGYILAALTFLVMMIGPSLIGFIPIMMVGVLIFDLGFELLLEAVWQPRKKLKLLEYLTVIAIVLIMGIYDFVVGIGVGILLAFISLIVQASRVPAVRASYSGEVVGSTVRRNPTQQHYLRQVGRQINLIKLSGYLFFGTIVSVEEKIRHLITEDQFKKRPIKFLILDLWLVTGLDYSAGEVFNTISRLLNGKGIELVISGVGPERSLGRSLRAVGLGEDGIEVKFLPELNSALEYCENELLKTLYANQQEEEQQQLIQQQQQQPSPRPSANLDVPSSLGPHFSSSDLLGSSPRRSHLREAAKNSLGTMEVRKKLTRWQSFKEPLRLILRIFQDVSDKNEDFWFRAVGYFQRKEYAHGTVLFKSGEQAEGFYLLESGILRAEYEHPQGMLYESIVAGTTCGELPFFSETNRTATCVVESEGGVVVWVMDREGWGRMQREEAEVARELLRISLKLTSERMGVITSYTLTMAG, from the exons ATGTCTTCCCCTGTCTTTGGCCAGTTTTCCCCCTGGGCCAGAAGACGGTCGTCTACCGTCTCCAATCACTCTCAGGACCACCCTGAAGACCAAACCAtaacctcaacccccccagaGCCAATACCAACATCCCAGAACCAgcagaacaacaacaacaacaacaacaacaacaacaacaatgatGCATGGtttctttcctcctctgtcGGTTCAGTGAGCCACCGTGAGCCTACAAGATCCTACATTCATGGTTCAATTAGGGACCCAG CCCGCCTCGAAAACATCCAGTCAGCCCGCTCCGTCCGCGCTGACACGGCCGAACTCGCGGATTACTTCCTATCAGACAAGAAAGACGGACGCAGCGCCTCGTTCCTCTCCCGAGCACGCTCTCTCTCGTCATCGGCTCGACCCGATCACGCAATCAcgggtggtagtggtggtaatcgtaacaacaacaacaacaacaacaacaacaacgaacCAGGCGTCACCAACAATAACAATATAGCAAACGACCTGCTCGGCGCATCGATCTCGGCCGAGACCATAGAGGAAGTCTCTGAGCCGCCTTCGCCGGAGCCGTTGGATGATAGCGCTGAGGTTGACTCTGGAGAGGGGCCTTCGATGATTGCTGCTATGCTGAGGAGGTCGCCGCCTGAGGAGAGGTATTTGCTGCCGCACCATAAGGAGGATCAGATAAgggaggatgatgtggtggaggttacgggggatgaggatgaggatggggatgaggaggatgatttgaGCAGGCTGTCTACGAATGAGCCACGGCCGTTGCTCTCGAGGTGGggcgcggaggaggatgagtcATCGCcgttgatggtgtcgaggtcTAGGGAGAGTAGGAGGAGTTATGGGATTAGCAATGGGAGGAATGGGAGTGTTGATTTGGAGAGCCAGAAGGGGCCGTCGAGGACCGGGTGGCTGCATAGGACTGTTGACTCTGTCAAGGGGGGTAGGGGAAAGGTTGCTAGGGGGTTCAAGAGTTGGGATCGGCATGCGCTTTGGAAGAATGTTGTGGTTGCTCCTGTGGCGTGCctgccggcggtggtggttgggttgttgctgaATATTTTGGATGCATTGTCATATG GTATGATATTGTTCCCGCTGGGAAGTCCAATTTTTGCCAATTTAGGATCGGCGGGTATTTCCATCTTTTACGTGAGCACGATCATCTCGCAGTTGACATTCTCGACTGGGAGTATTTTCAGGGGCGGAGTCGGATCTGAATTG ATCGAAGTTGTGCCCTTTTTTCACAACATGGCTGCCACCATCGCCACTTTGGTAGGCGAGGACAAGCCTGATGCCGTCATTGCAACTACAATCACCTCTTACGCCCTCAGTTCGATGCTTACCGGAACTGTATTCTACCTCATGGGCAAGTTCGAGTTTGGGTATATCGTCGGTTTTATCCCCCGTCATATCCTGATCGGCTGCATCGGTGGTGTCGGTTGGTTCTTGGTTGCCACTGGCTTTGAGGTCACAGCGCGGATGGATGGCAGTCTGAACTACGATCTTGAAACCTTGAAGAAGCTTGCGCAGGCTGATACTGTCCCACTTTGGATCATTCCTTTGGTGCTTGCCATTGTTCTGTTTTGGGGCCAGTCCAAGATCACATCCAAGTTCTTCCTGCCGTTGTACATCCTCGTCATTCCTGCTGCGTTCTACGCGGTTGTCTCGATGCTTGGGGCTGTGGATACAGAGAGTCTGAGAGGGAAGGGCTGGGTGTTTCAGGGGCCTCCTGAGGGTGAGCCGTGGTGGTATTTCTGGACGCTTTACA AATTCCACCTGGTTGACTGGAGCGCCATTGTGCAGTGTGTCCCCGCCATGTTCGCCCTCACCTTTTTCGGAATCTTGCACGTCCCCATCAACGTCCCAGCGCTCGCACTCAATGTGGGGGAGGATCATGCTGATCTTGACCACGAGCTCAAGCTTCACGGCTACTCGAACTTCCTCTCTGGATGCGTGGGCAGCATTCAAAACTACCTCGTCTACGCCAATAGCTTGTTCTTTATGCGCTCAGGCGGCGACAGTCGGCTGGCAGGTTACATACTTGCCGCCCTTACCTTTTTAGTCATGATGATCGGACCTTCATTGATTGGTTTTATTCCCATCATGATGGTTGGTGTCCTCATATTTGATCTTGGGtttgagctgctgctggaggccGTGTGgcagccgaggaagaagctcAAGTTGCTTGAATATCTTACCGTCATTGCTATCGTGTTGATTATGGGTATCTATGATTTTGTCGTGGGTATCGGGGTTGGTATCTTGCTGGCTTTTATCTCGTTGATTGTTCAGGCTTCGAGGGTGCCGGCTGTTCGAGCCAGTTATTcaggagaggtggttggctCGACAGTGAGGAGAAACCCTACACAGCAACACTACCTGCGCCAGGTTGGTCGCCagatcaacctcatcaagcTTTCGGGGTATTTGTTTTTCGGTACCATCGTCAGcgtcgaggagaagatcaGACACCTCATCACCGAGGACCAGTTCAAGAAGCGGCCTATCAAGTTCCTCATCTTGGACCTATGGCTAGTCACTGGGCTGGATTACTCGGCCGGCGAAgtcttcaacaccatcagccGCCTCCTCAACGGCAAGGGCATCGAGCTCGTCATCAGCGGTGTTGGGCCCGAACGTTCCTTGGGCCGCTCCCTCCGCGCGGTCGGGTTGGGAGAGGACGGGATTGAAGTCAAGTTCCTCCCGGAACTGAATTCAGCCCTGGAATACTGCGAGAACGAGCTTCTCAAAACCCTCTATGCCAACcaacaagaggaggagcagcagcagctcattcagcaacagcagcagcaaccctcGCCGAGACCTTCGGCAAACTTGGATGTGCCTTCTAGCCTGGGCCCGCATTTTTCGTCTTCTGACCTGTTGGGGTCGTCGCCGAGGAGGTCTCATCTGAGAGAAGCGGCCAAGAACTCTCTTGGCACGATGGAAGTACGCAAAAAACTCACGAGATGGCAGTCTTTCAAAGAGCCGCTGCGTCTCATCCTCCGCATCTTCCAAGACGTCTCGGATAAAAACGAGGACTTTTGGTTCCGGGCTGTGGGGTACTTTCAGAGAAAGGAATACGCCCACGGAACGGTCCTCTTCAAATCAGGGGAGCAAGCAGAAGGGTTTTACCTGCTGGAGTcggggattttgagggcTGAGTATGAGCACCCTCAGGGGATGCTGTACGAGAGTATCGTCGCGGGCACCACGTGCGGGGAGCTGCCGTTTTTCAGCGAGACAAACAGGACGGCGACGTGTGTGGTGGAGAgcgaggggggtgtggtggtttgggttaTGGAccgggaggggtgggggaggatgcagagggaggaggcggaggtggcgagggagCTGTTGAGGATTAGCCTCAAGTTGACGAGcgagaggatgggggttaTTACAAGTTATACGCTTACTATGGCTGggtga
- the PSF1 gene encoding DNA replication protein psf1 (COG:L; BUSCO:EOG092648K5; EggNog:ENOG503NY0T): MPMYGDQGNKLVQHAKRMQNLVHLPPYQTELVRAVTREVRDLDKDVASLLEPFQGSFDPSADQSTACTLLVNHLSMRRNKRCLLAYHRTRTDKLEELVWNGSDVLDLAGQQAGGGANGATAAADGGASSSLSPQEEDYVRQYGDLLAAYKGQWTDIDLTGSLEPPRDLFIDVRVLKDAGEIQTEYGAINLTKNSQFYVRQGDVERLIAQGYLQKLG; the protein is encoded by the exons CGCATGCAGAACCTCGTCCACCTGCCACCATACCAGACAGAGCTCGTCCGCGCCGTGACACGTGAGGTGCGAGATTTGGACAAGGACGTGGCCAGCCTCCTCGAACCTTTTCAGGGGTCATTTGACCCCTCTGCAGACCAGTCCACGGCTTGCACCCTACTGGTCAACCATTTGTCTATGCGGAGAAACAAGCGGTGCCTCCTTGCCTACCACCGCACCAGGACAGAtaagctggaggagctggtaTGGAACGGGTCAGATGTCCTGGACCTCGCTGGCCAGcaagctggaggtggtgccAATGGCGCAACTGCCGCGGCCGATGGTGGGGCGAGTAGCAGTCTGAGCCCACAAGAGGAGGACTACGTTCGACAATACGGCGACCTCCTCGCGGCCTACAAGGGCCAGTGGACAGATATTGACCTAACTGGCAGCCTCGAGCCGCCCAGAGATCTCTTCATTGACGTGCGGGTGCTCAAAGATGCGGGGGAGATCCAGACCGAATACGG GGCTATCAATCTCACCAAGAACAGCCAGTTCTATGTTCGGCAAGGAGATGTTGAGCGCCTGATCGCCCAGGGCTACCTTCAGAAGCTTGGCTGA
- the KIP2 gene encoding Kinesin-like protein kip2 (COG:Z; BUSCO:EOG092631IR; EggNog:ENOG503NTW8), with product MTTLPRPSRPSNAPPQIALPALPVGKTRKSMGGLAVPPTRSTPTSPKALRTPSSNLLPPATPAPSGALPTPRTASGYNATGKTLRKTVSISAFPHPPRGDGRISSLPPSPLSAGLSRKVKTPTTPTYQFSNGSSSFLAGAGDQKSVSRTGGTRNSDGLISVSSPPQSRSSSAQDSYSTSATQYEDATDAASRSDASPGKPASKFDGKGNVVVSVRVRPDAAGNDQTPDGEWMVEGRKSLISYRGKEGGDYIYDNVFTTHDDNAKVYDHCAKRLVRRVMEGYHGTVFAYGMTGTGKTFSMQGTASSPGVIPLAITDIFSYIRETPSREFLLRVSYLEIYNEKIHDLLSMSTNTGPGANQQQEEIKLREDSKRGVYASPLKEEIVQSPTQLLRVIARGDQARRTASTQFNARSSRSHAVVQIVVESRERVPGSAAGDSKRQALPPGGVRVSTLSLIDLAGSEKAAESKERRQEGSHINKSLLTLGTVIAKLSEQKADGKSADKDGKHLPYRDSKLTRLLQGALSGNSLVSILCTIQIGAPASATSANTHNNETLNTLKFASRAKNSIVSHAKRAEESLGAGGDGGAKVLLERYRMEIAELRKELEAQAKSNSKKEAEIEKERDAEEERAREKEAELRHEEQMLEMQLARTALKERIDHLNRLILSSKSIGVNASGSFSSLGIHPRYSQGSIRSSMTISNGGKLSLERTASMTSSASTIGRKSSSHRSSGGAPEAVPLTEDDDSMGEYGDGTASLAAQNRALQADLVDKNRYIQTLEKRLLQARRASSSRASVGIATAGKGIMVGEDHSVSALLKEKDAEIAELRARLDDKDRMLTALRSAARSRDNAERVESRSEARNSQILDSNPGPAPLGSPPAPNSLVRQVSQLRKQTKNVDEMSKMLDEMLHERVESGQVVRGNRGSLRVVGPERESRERGSLLKELVPSPPPTMPLPSPQILTQSPSLPPSMPQPPPPLGAGPSGSQPPIQLQLLSKQRTSLSQEPSKAVAMEV from the exons atgacAACCCTCCCGAGGCCATCGCGGCCTTCGAACGCACCTCCTCAAATTGCCCTACCAGCGCTTCCCGTTGGAAAAACACGAAAAAGCATGGGTGGATTAGCAGTTCCACCGACCAGGTcgacaccaacatcaccaaaagCCCTTCGAACACCGTCCTCGAATCTCCTTCCGCCTGCCACTCCAGCCCCTTCCGGAGCCTTACCTACACCCAGAACCGCCTCAGGATACAATGCGACGGGCAAGACACTTAGGAAAACAGTCAGTATCAGCGCTTTCCCGCACCCCCCTCGCGGAGATGGTCGAATATCCAGCCTCCCACCGAGCCCACTATCCGCCGGCCTTTCGCGCAAGGTCAAGACGCCTACGACACCAACCTATCAGTTTTCTAATGGATCCTCGAGTTTTCTTGCGGGAGCAGGCGACCAGAAATCAGTCTCGCGAACAGGAGGGACGAGGAATTCGGATGGACTGATTAGTGTGTCTTCACCGCCCCAGAGCCGCAGTTCCTCTGCGCAGGACTCGTATTCTACTTCTGCCACCCAGTACGAAGATGCCACCGATGCCGCATCCAGGTCAGATGCTTCCCCCGGAAAACCTGCCTCCAAGTTTGATGGCAAGGGAAACGTCGTGGTCAGTGTCAGAGTCCGGCCAGATGCTGCCGGCAATGACCAGACGCCAGATGGGGagtggatggtggagggaaGAAAATCGTTGATCTCGTACCGCGGcaaggaagggggagattaTATCTATG ATAACGTCTTTACGACACACGACGACAACGCCAAAGTCTACGACCACTGCGCGAAACGTTTGGTACGAAGAGTAATGGAGGGCTACCACGGGACAGTATTCGCCTACGGCATGACGGGCACTGGAAAAACCTTCTCGATGCAGGGAACTGCGTCATCCCCGGGTGTAATACCTCTCGCTATTACCGACATCTTCTCCTACATTCGCGAAACCCCGTCTCGAGAGTTCTTGCTCCGCGTCAGCTACCTGGAAATCTACAACGAAAAAATCCACGACCTGCTGAGCATgtccaccaacaccggcccCGGCGCTAACCAGCAGCAGGAAGAGATCAAGCTACGTGAGGACAGCAAGAGGGGGGTTTATGCGAGCCCTCTCAAGGAGGAAATTGTGCAGAGTCCGACGCAGCTTCTGCGTGTGATTGCCCGTGGCGACCAGGCTCGTAGGACAGCAAGCACCCAATTCAACGCCAGGAGTTCCCGGAGTCACGCCGTGGTGCAGATTGTGGTGGAAAGCAGAGAGAGGGTCCCCGGAAGTGCTGCGGGGGATAGCAAACGCCAAGCGCTTCCGCCCGGTGGCGTCCGGGTGTCGACATTAAGTTTGATCGACTTGGCTGGTTCTGAGAAGGCGGCCGAGTCCAAGGAGAGGCGTCAAGAAGGGTCCCACATCAACAAAAGCTTACTCACTCTCGGAACGGTCATCGCCAAGCTCTCCGAGCAAAAGGCCGATGGCAAATCTGCCGACAAGGATGGGAAACACTTGCCGTACCGCGACAGCAAACTGACCAGATTACTCCAGGGCGCGCTGTCCGGTAACTCGTTGGTTAGCATTCTCTGCACAATTCAAATCGGCGCTCCTGCAAGCGCAACATCAGCAAACACGCACAACAACGAAACCCTCAACACATTAAAGTTTGCCTCTCGGGCCAAAAACAGCATTGTCAGCCACGCTAAGCGTGCCGAGGAGTCTTTGGGCGCTGGTGGCGACGGAGGCGCAAAGGTACTTTTGGAGCGGTACAGAATGGAGATTGCCGAGCTTCGAAAGGAGCTCGAAGCCCAAGCAAAGTccaacagcaagaaggaggccgagattgagaaggagagggacgccgaggaggaaagggCTCGTGAGAAGGAAGCCGAGTTGCGGCATGAAGAGCAGATGCTCGAAATGCAGCTTGCTAGGACCGCGCTGAAGGAGAGGATAGACCACCTCAACCGCCTCATACTCAGTTCAAAATCGATAGGGGTCAATGCGAGCGGGTCTTTCAGCTCGTTGGGCATTCATCCTCGATACTCGCAAGGTTCCATCCGGTCGTCGATGACTATCTCTAATGGAGGCAAGCTCAGCCTGGAGAGGACAGCGTCCATGACATCTAGTGCTTCAACAATTGGACGGAAGTCGAGTAGTCATCGGTCGTCTGGCGGTGCACCAGAAGCGGTACCACTGACAGAAGACGATGACAGCATGGGGGAGTACGGCGACGGGACGGCATCACTTGCCGCTCAGAACCGAGCCCTCCAAGCGGATCTTGTCGACAAGAACCGCTACATCCAAACGCTAGAGAAAAGATTGCTGCAAGCCCGCCGCGCGAGCTCCTCTCGGGCGTCGGTCGGCATTGCAACAGCAGGAAAGGGCATTATGGTTGGCGAGGACCATAGTGTGTCCGCTCttctcaaggagaaggatgccgAAATCGCGGAGCTCCGTGCCCGCCTCGACGACAAGGACCGGATGTTGACTGCGCTGCGGAGCGCGGCCAGGTCAAGAGACAATGCCGAACGAGTCGAGTCCCGGTCAGAGGCCCGCAACTCGCAAATTCTCGACAGCAACCCAGGGCCAGCACCGCTCGGCAGCCCGCCTGCCCCCAACTCGTTAGTTAGACAAGTCTCGCAGCTTCGGAAGCAGACGAAGAATGTCGATGAGATGAGCAAGATGCTCGACGAGATGCTTCACGAAAGGGTGGAGAGCGGGCAGGTTGTCAGGGGAAATCGGGGGAGCCTCAGGGTGGTTGGTCCAGAGAGGGAGTCGAGAGAGAGGGGGTCGTTGCTTAAGGAGTTGGTCCCTTCGCCACCGCCGACGATGCCATTACCTTCGCCGCAGATTCTCACGCAGAGCCCATCGCTTCCACCATCGAtgccacaacctcctccaccactggGCGCGGGGCCATCTGGATCCCAGCCACCGATTCAGTTACAGTTGTTGTCCAAGCAGAGGACCTCGTTAAGCCAGGAGCCGAGCAAAGCAGTTGCGATGGAGGTGTAG